The following proteins are encoded in a genomic region of Cryptosporangium phraense:
- a CDS encoding DUF3887 domain-containing protein, translating into MRRVVEALVAGRFDEVSSMFSPRLRAVVSASALAAAWDGEIARVGAVVSVGEAAEEPGVEGLTRVSTPVTGERGGFTVVMSVDADEVIHGLRLAPSGPTSAGWAPPPYARPTRFVEREILDGAGTLTVPRRRGIRRRSRVGVVLLSGGGPFDRDETSGVNKPLKDLAWGLASQGIAVARFDKPAVEPGWTMSDEYLPRALAAAETLSTDRIYLLGHSMGGRVAPRVAAALPSIAGLILLAADAEPLHHAALRVARHLGWDTSTLERQAALIDSPSLTAATPAADLPFGWPGSYWLDLRDDDPVATAAAVDVPVLLLQGGRDYQVTVDGDLARWRAGLPRAAVRVYDADDHLFFPGSGPSTPAGYLPAQHLDAAVVADVVRWTAGDGS; encoded by the coding sequence ATGAGAAGGGTAGTGGAGGCGTTGGTGGCGGGCCGGTTCGACGAGGTCTCGTCGATGTTCTCGCCGCGGTTACGGGCGGTGGTCTCGGCGTCGGCGCTGGCCGCCGCGTGGGACGGGGAGATCGCCCGGGTGGGTGCGGTGGTGTCGGTCGGGGAGGCGGCGGAGGAGCCGGGGGTGGAGGGCCTCACCCGGGTGAGTACGCCGGTGACCGGCGAGCGGGGCGGGTTCACCGTGGTGATGTCTGTCGACGCCGACGAGGTGATCCACGGGTTGCGGCTGGCCCCGTCCGGACCGACCTCGGCGGGCTGGGCGCCGCCGCCCTACGCGCGGCCGACGCGGTTCGTCGAGCGGGAGATCCTGGACGGGGCCGGGACGCTGACCGTGCCGCGCCGGCGCGGGATCCGGCGACGGTCGCGGGTGGGCGTCGTGCTGCTCAGCGGTGGAGGACCGTTCGACCGGGACGAGACCAGCGGGGTGAACAAGCCGCTCAAGGACCTGGCCTGGGGCCTCGCGTCGCAAGGGATCGCGGTCGCCCGATTCGACAAGCCCGCGGTCGAGCCCGGCTGGACGATGTCCGACGAGTACCTGCCGCGCGCGCTGGCGGCAGCCGAGACGCTGTCCACCGACCGGATCTACCTGCTCGGACACAGCATGGGCGGGCGGGTCGCACCCCGGGTCGCGGCTGCCCTCCCGTCGATAGCGGGGTTGATCCTGCTGGCCGCGGACGCGGAGCCGCTGCACCACGCGGCCCTCCGGGTCGCGCGCCACCTCGGCTGGGATACGTCCACTCTGGAGCGGCAGGCCGCGCTCATCGACTCGCCGTCGCTGACCGCGGCGACCCCGGCCGCGGACCTTCCGTTCGGCTGGCCCGGGTCGTACTGGCTGGACCTCCGCGACGACGATCCGGTCGCGACCGCTGCGGCGGTGGACGTGCCGGTGCTGCTCCTGCAGGGAGGGCGCGACTACCAGGTCACGGTCGACGGGGACCTGGCGCGCTGGCGGGCCGGGCTTCCCCGGGCCGCGGTCCGGGTGTACGACGCGGACGACCACCTGTTCTTCCCGGGTTCCGGTCCTTCGACGCCGGCCGGATACCTCCCCGCGCAACACCTGGACGCAGCCGTGGTCGCCGACGTCGTGCGCTGGACCGCTGGTGACGGATCGTGA
- a CDS encoding helix-turn-helix domain-containing protein, translating to MDVFELLGHPARLRIVHALRGDRTLTTAELAEKLPDVSKATVYRHVDALAAGGVLEIAAERRVRGAVERHYRLNRTAAGIDPDTAAALTPDDHRRAFATAMATLAAEFDAYLDRTSSDLSKDAVGYRQHALWLTPDELTALIDGLRAAIRPALDHPYSATRSRYLLSPILFPAETDETPRTSRR from the coding sequence ATGGACGTCTTCGAACTGCTCGGGCATCCGGCCCGGCTCCGCATCGTGCACGCGCTGCGCGGCGACCGGACCTTGACCACGGCCGAGCTCGCGGAGAAGCTCCCCGACGTCTCCAAGGCGACCGTCTACCGGCACGTCGACGCGCTGGCGGCCGGCGGCGTCCTCGAGATCGCCGCCGAGCGACGGGTCCGTGGCGCGGTCGAACGCCACTACCGCCTGAACCGCACCGCGGCCGGCATCGACCCGGACACCGCCGCCGCCCTCACCCCCGACGACCACCGCCGGGCGTTCGCGACCGCGATGGCCACGCTCGCCGCCGAGTTCGACGCCTACCTCGACCGCACGTCCTCCGATCTGTCGAAGGACGCGGTCGGCTACCGGCAGCACGCGCTCTGGCTCACGCCGGACGAACTGACCGCGCTGATCGACGGTCTCCGCGCCGCGATCCGACCGGCTCTCGACCACCCGTACTCGGCGACCCGCTCCCGCTACCTGCTCAGCCCGATCCTCTTCCCCGCCGAGACGGACGAGACGCCTCGAACGTCGCGCCGATGA
- a CDS encoding SigE family RNA polymerase sigma factor: MAEAGRSDDAYREYVDGLIPGLRRVAYLLCQDWHRADDLVQSTLERLYRHWSKASKADAPAAYARTVLVRVFLGEQRMAWARRVVLLDRLPEDAAAAAPDLADRLALEAAMRELPPRQRAVLVLRFFCDLSVEETADALQCATGTVKSQAARGLDKLREALTDSAVVETRR; encoded by the coding sequence ATGGCCGAGGCAGGCCGGAGCGATGACGCATACCGGGAGTACGTCGACGGTCTGATCCCCGGGCTGAGACGGGTGGCCTACCTGCTGTGCCAGGACTGGCACCGGGCCGACGACCTGGTGCAGAGCACGCTCGAGAGGCTGTACCGGCACTGGTCGAAGGCCTCCAAGGCCGACGCGCCGGCCGCGTACGCGCGGACCGTGCTGGTCCGGGTCTTCCTCGGCGAGCAGCGGATGGCCTGGGCCCGCCGGGTCGTGCTCCTGGACCGGCTGCCGGAGGACGCGGCCGCGGCCGCTCCCGACCTGGCCGACCGCCTCGCGCTCGAGGCCGCGATGCGCGAGCTGCCGCCCCGGCAGCGGGCGGTGCTCGTGCTGCGGTTCTTCTGCGACCTGTCGGTCGAGGAGACCGCGGACGCCCTGCAGTGCGCGACCGGGACCGTGAAGAGCCAGGCCGCGCGGGGTCTGGACAAGCTGCGCGAGGCACTCACCGACAGTGCCGTCGTCGAGACGAGGAGGTGA
- a CDS encoding MFS transporter, whose product MEMLTLVRKNRTLRRLLAALAVSQVGDWLYNLALLAFVYDRTHSVGWTAATTAARVIPIVLLTPLGGALADRYDRRGLMIASDVVRMATMGLLAVVALAGLPVVLAPVLAALATVASTVYPPAVAASVPRMVDEADLAPANAARSAIASASVLIGPAGGAVLLLAGSPAVAFLINAATFGLSALLLVGLRLGSSPGSAGAGGLVTEMREGLGALRANRAAVWLIGADVLCSLLYGGQTVLFLLLGRQLGWGDAGYGVLLAGVGVGGLLGAVIVARLGVDRQTRGAIAVVLMLVAVAAAGLAVAPVMVVAVVLAAAVSAGSMVVEIVVDTVLARTLDEAVLARAYGFSYPAAIAGIVAGSLVAAPLAGAFGLAGALAVPAVLIGGYALLLGVVATRPAARPVAAPVPVAGPGPAVGRAVVRYPAGPSAEWSGTWRPPVPAPSPAPGPSSAPGRGPVVGRVAVQPAA is encoded by the coding sequence ATGGAGATGCTCACGCTCGTGCGGAAGAATCGGACGCTGCGCCGGCTGCTGGCCGCGCTGGCGGTGTCCCAGGTCGGTGACTGGCTCTACAACCTCGCGCTGCTGGCGTTCGTGTACGACCGGACCCACTCGGTCGGCTGGACCGCGGCGACGACGGCCGCTCGGGTGATCCCGATCGTGCTGCTGACCCCGCTGGGCGGGGCGCTGGCCGACCGCTACGACCGGCGAGGGCTGATGATCGCGTCCGACGTCGTGCGGATGGCGACGATGGGGCTGCTGGCCGTCGTCGCGCTGGCCGGGCTGCCGGTGGTGCTGGCGCCGGTGCTGGCGGCGCTGGCGACCGTGGCGTCCACGGTGTACCCGCCGGCGGTGGCGGCGTCGGTGCCGCGGATGGTCGACGAGGCCGACCTGGCCCCGGCCAACGCCGCCCGCAGCGCGATCGCCTCGGCGTCGGTGCTGATCGGGCCGGCCGGTGGGGCGGTGTTGCTGCTGGCCGGTTCGCCCGCGGTCGCGTTCCTGATCAACGCGGCGACGTTCGGTCTGTCGGCGTTGTTGCTGGTGGGGTTGCGGCTGGGGTCGTCGCCCGGTTCCGCGGGCGCCGGTGGTCTCGTCACCGAGATGCGCGAGGGGCTCGGCGCGCTGCGGGCCAACCGGGCCGCGGTGTGGCTGATCGGCGCGGACGTGCTGTGCAGCCTGCTCTACGGCGGCCAGACCGTGCTGTTCCTGCTGCTGGGGCGTCAGCTCGGCTGGGGCGACGCCGGGTACGGGGTGCTGCTGGCCGGGGTGGGCGTCGGCGGGCTGCTCGGCGCGGTGATCGTCGCCCGGCTGGGCGTCGATCGGCAGACCCGGGGCGCGATCGCGGTCGTGCTGATGCTGGTCGCGGTGGCGGCCGCCGGGCTGGCCGTGGCGCCGGTGATGGTGGTGGCGGTCGTGCTGGCGGCGGCGGTCAGTGCCGGGTCGATGGTGGTGGAGATCGTGGTGGACACGGTGCTGGCCCGGACCCTGGACGAGGCCGTGCTGGCCCGGGCGTACGGGTTCTCGTACCCGGCGGCGATCGCCGGGATCGTGGCCGGGTCGCTGGTGGCCGCGCCGCTGGCCGGGGCGTTCGGGCTGGCCGGGGCGTTGGCGGTGCCCGCGGTGCTGATCGGTGGGTACGCGTTGCTGCTCGGGGTGGTGGCGACCCGGCCGGCCGCGCGGCCGGTGGCGGCTCCGGTCCCGGTTGCGGGTCCGGGTCCGGCGGTCGGGCGGGCCGTCGTGCGGTATCCGGCCGGGCCGTCGGCCGAGTGGTCCGGCACCTGGCGCCCGCCGGTCCCGGCCCCGTCCCCGGCGCCCGGCCCGTCCTCGGCGCCCGGCCGGGGTCCGGTGGTGGGCCGGGTGGCCGTCCAGCCCGCCGCCTGA
- a CDS encoding helix-turn-helix transcriptional regulator: MERGLVSSVLVGRRAELARLRALLERVTAGQPAVAVLSGEAGVGKSRLVAEVAREAADDFGVRVLRGRCVDLGGAGLALAPLVDVLRTLSRTSTPDELDRLLGPARRELARLLPELGPTAGTSAEDPTSRLLEQVLGLITRLAADQPLLLVVEDLHWADRSTRDLVSFLAQTLQELGVMLLMTYRSDELHRRHPLRPLVTGWERMRSVERLEVGRFTRREVDEQLRAIRGRRSNAAFLDVVFERSQGNAFLVEEILAAVEGGADPSALPPSLRDVLLARTETVSEAAQSVLRVAAAAGPRISERLLAAVSGTGPAELHPALREAVEHHLLVIDSSGHGYEFRHELTRDALYDDMLPGERVRLHAAYGEALSGDATLLGEDSGSIAATLAHHWYAALDLPRALSASVRAGQHAAARYAPAEALHHFERVLQLWPRVGDAVERAGIDWTDANLAAIDAAFYAGELQRGLSLVDEVLADPASVADPVRRARVAERRAHLLGHGGRTEEAAAQLREALALLPERPVTVTHAAVLASLATMVRRSGDEEGAQAIARRAAAAAAESGATAYEAESLITLGSATGYLDDVPAGLATLHQGIDLARAHQYDNTALRGYINLSDLLEMIGRHAEATQAARDGLALSGRVGSARSWGAMLAGNIVEPLLRLGRWREAQDLITETLADDPVSMFAASLFLLRAELHLWQGDRAAAAADRQEAGRHLGGNEEVQYSVPLAYLDGELARSAGDLEAAWDHVRPALRPPIVPMAVRYCWPLAWLGARVHADARPGAVGDPGDVDALRTLIETLPATTPPARAAAAMARAELARAGGRGEVGAWQAAVTACREASELFPLCYGLFRLAEARAATALDTGAAADAQECLRYADDLAAATAQDVRALVRRARIRLEQPDGPVPDVENEFKLTDREREVLGLVAEGRSNGQIAGVLYISPKTASVHVSNILAKLGVGSRTEATTMAHRHGLLPA; this comes from the coding sequence ATGGAGCGAGGGCTGGTGAGCTCGGTGCTCGTGGGCCGGCGCGCGGAGCTGGCGCGGCTGCGGGCACTTCTCGAGCGGGTGACCGCCGGGCAGCCCGCGGTCGCGGTGCTCTCCGGTGAGGCCGGGGTCGGCAAGTCCCGGCTCGTCGCCGAGGTCGCCCGCGAAGCCGCCGACGATTTCGGCGTCCGGGTGCTGCGCGGCCGCTGCGTCGACCTGGGTGGCGCCGGCCTGGCCCTGGCCCCGCTGGTGGACGTCCTCCGGACCCTGTCCCGGACCAGCACGCCCGACGAGCTCGACCGCCTGCTCGGCCCGGCCCGCCGGGAGCTCGCCCGGCTGCTGCCGGAGCTGGGCCCGACCGCGGGCACCAGCGCCGAGGATCCGACCAGCCGGCTTCTCGAGCAGGTCCTCGGCCTGATCACCCGGCTCGCCGCCGACCAGCCCCTGCTGCTGGTCGTCGAAGATCTGCACTGGGCCGACCGCTCCACCCGCGATCTCGTCTCGTTCCTGGCCCAGACGCTGCAGGAACTCGGGGTCATGCTGCTGATGACCTACCGCTCCGACGAGCTGCACCGCCGCCATCCGCTGCGTCCGCTGGTGACCGGCTGGGAGCGCATGCGGTCGGTGGAACGGCTCGAGGTCGGCCGGTTCACCCGCCGCGAGGTCGACGAACAGCTCCGGGCGATCCGCGGCCGACGCTCGAACGCCGCGTTCCTCGACGTCGTCTTCGAACGGTCGCAGGGCAACGCGTTCCTGGTCGAGGAGATCCTGGCCGCGGTCGAGGGCGGCGCCGATCCGTCCGCGCTGCCGCCCTCGCTGCGTGACGTGCTGCTGGCCCGCACCGAGACCGTGTCCGAGGCCGCGCAGTCGGTGCTACGGGTCGCCGCCGCGGCCGGTCCGCGGATCTCCGAGCGGCTGCTGGCCGCCGTGTCCGGCACCGGCCCGGCCGAGCTGCACCCGGCGCTGCGCGAAGCCGTCGAGCACCACCTGCTGGTGATCGACTCGAGTGGCCACGGCTACGAGTTCCGCCACGAGCTCACCCGCGACGCACTCTACGACGACATGCTGCCCGGCGAACGCGTCCGGCTGCACGCCGCCTACGGGGAGGCCCTGAGCGGCGACGCCACGCTGCTCGGCGAGGACAGCGGCTCGATCGCGGCCACGCTGGCCCACCACTGGTACGCCGCGCTCGACCTGCCCCGGGCGCTCTCGGCGTCGGTCCGGGCCGGCCAGCACGCGGCCGCCCGGTACGCGCCCGCCGAAGCGTTGCACCACTTCGAGCGCGTGCTGCAGCTCTGGCCCCGGGTCGGCGACGCCGTCGAACGGGCCGGCATCGACTGGACCGACGCCAACCTCGCGGCGATCGACGCCGCGTTCTACGCGGGCGAGCTCCAGCGCGGCCTGTCGCTGGTGGACGAGGTGCTCGCCGACCCCGCGTCGGTCGCCGACCCGGTCCGCCGCGCGCGGGTCGCCGAACGCCGGGCGCATCTGCTCGGCCACGGCGGACGCACCGAGGAGGCCGCCGCGCAACTGCGGGAGGCTCTCGCGCTGCTGCCCGAGCGGCCGGTCACCGTGACCCACGCCGCGGTGCTGGCCTCGCTGGCCACGATGGTCCGGCGCAGCGGTGACGAGGAGGGGGCGCAGGCGATCGCCCGGCGCGCCGCCGCGGCCGCGGCCGAGTCCGGCGCGACCGCCTACGAGGCCGAGTCGCTGATCACGCTGGGGTCGGCGACCGGCTATCTCGACGACGTCCCGGCCGGCCTGGCCACGCTGCACCAGGGCATCGACCTGGCCCGGGCGCACCAGTACGACAACACCGCGCTGCGCGGCTACATCAACCTCTCCGACCTGCTCGAGATGATCGGCCGGCACGCCGAGGCCACCCAGGCGGCCCGGGACGGCCTCGCGCTGAGCGGCCGGGTGGGCTCGGCCCGGTCCTGGGGCGCGATGCTGGCCGGCAACATCGTCGAGCCGCTGCTGCGGCTCGGGCGCTGGCGCGAGGCCCAGGACCTGATCACCGAGACCCTCGCCGACGACCCGGTCAGCATGTTCGCCGCGTCGCTCTTCCTGCTCCGCGCCGAGCTGCACCTCTGGCAGGGCGACCGCGCCGCCGCGGCCGCCGACCGGCAGGAGGCCGGCCGCCACCTCGGCGGCAACGAAGAGGTCCAGTACTCGGTCCCGCTCGCCTATCTCGACGGTGAGCTGGCCCGCTCCGCCGGCGACCTCGAGGCCGCCTGGGACCACGTTCGTCCGGCGCTACGGCCGCCGATCGTCCCGATGGCGGTCCGCTACTGCTGGCCCCTGGCCTGGCTGGGCGCCCGTGTTCACGCCGACGCCCGGCCGGGCGCGGTCGGTGACCCGGGTGACGTCGACGCCCTGCGGACGCTGATCGAGACGTTGCCCGCGACGACGCCACCGGCCCGGGCCGCGGCGGCCATGGCCCGGGCCGAGCTGGCCCGCGCCGGCGGCCGGGGCGAGGTGGGGGCCTGGCAGGCGGCGGTGACCGCGTGCCGGGAGGCGTCCGAGCTGTTCCCGCTGTGCTACGGCCTGTTCCGGCTGGCCGAGGCCCGGGCGGCGACCGCGCTCGACACCGGGGCCGCCGCCGACGCCCAGGAATGTCTCCGCTACGCCGACGACCTGGCCGCGGCCACCGCCCAGGACGTCCGCGCGCTGGTGCGACGCGCGCGGATCCGCCTGGAGCAGCCCGACGGTCCGGTCCCCGACGTCGAGAACGAGTTCAAGCTGACCGACCGGGAGCGGGAGGTGCTGGGCCTGGTGGCCGAGGGCCGGTCCAACGGCCA